A genomic stretch from Thermonema lapsum includes:
- the nqrC gene encoding NADH:ubiquinone reductase (Na(+)-transporting) subunit C — protein sequence MRQSNLYLVIYAAALTAICGALLAFTSESLKPKQKANQEIERKTIILKTAGLDLAQWSDVQKLYEERVKSYVVNYEGKVVEGIHAEAVEVAKEFKKPVEERLLPVYEVSNEQGEAIAYVLPMYGNGLWDAIWGYIALAPDMNTVVGVSFDHKSETPGLGARITTEEVQQRFVGKKIFNEKDEIVGVEMQKGEVGNEAYADKPHKVDGMSGATLTGKGVNQMIYDYMKAYERFLRSKRTTQNA from the coding sequence GTGCGACAGTCTAATTTATACCTCGTCATTTATGCCGCCGCTCTGACAGCCATCTGCGGTGCGCTGTTGGCTTTCACCTCCGAAAGCTTAAAACCCAAGCAGAAAGCCAACCAAGAAATAGAACGCAAGACCATCATTTTGAAGACAGCCGGGCTTGACCTTGCTCAGTGGTCTGACGTGCAAAAACTCTATGAGGAAAGAGTAAAAAGCTACGTAGTGAACTATGAAGGAAAAGTGGTGGAGGGCATCCATGCCGAAGCCGTAGAGGTAGCCAAAGAGTTCAAAAAGCCCGTAGAAGAGCGCCTGTTGCCTGTGTATGAGGTAAGCAACGAACAAGGCGAAGCGATTGCCTATGTGCTGCCCATGTATGGCAACGGTCTGTGGGATGCCATCTGGGGCTATATAGCCTTAGCACCAGACATGAACACCGTCGTAGGGGTAAGCTTCGACCACAAGAGTGAAACCCCCGGCTTGGGTGCTCGCATTACCACCGAAGAAGTACAGCAGCGCTTTGTAGGCAAGAAAATCTTCAATGAGAAAGACGAAATCGTGGGGGTAGAAATGCAAAAAGGCGAGGTGGGGAATGAAGCCTACGCCGACAAACCCCACAAAGTAGACGGCATGTCGGGCGCTACGCTTACCGGCAAGGGGGTCAATCAGATGATTTACGATTATATGAAAGCCTACGAGCGCTTCTTGCGTAGCAAACGTACAACCCAAAACGCTTAA
- a CDS encoding NADH:ubiquinone reductase (Na(+)-transporting) subunit D: MSTDVKEKKVAVQEKEPLFSAKNRKLITDPLDAKNPITVQVLGICSALAVTVQLKPALVMALSVIAVMALSSLFISLLRNTIPARIRIIVQLAVVATAVTLVNEVLKAFAYDVSKQLSVFVGLIITNCIVMGRLEAFALANKPWTSVLDAIGNGLGYGVILVIVAFFRELLGSGSLFGYKLFEALGLSYPGNGLMMIPAGAAITLGIVIWVQRWRNGYVEEA, encoded by the coding sequence ATGAGCACCGACGTAAAAGAAAAAAAAGTAGCAGTGCAAGAGAAAGAACCTCTTTTCTCTGCCAAAAACCGTAAGCTGATAACTGACCCGCTCGATGCCAAAAACCCTATCACTGTTCAGGTACTGGGCATTTGCTCGGCATTGGCGGTAACCGTGCAGCTCAAGCCTGCTTTAGTAATGGCTCTTTCGGTGATTGCCGTCATGGCACTTTCCAGCTTGTTCATCTCTTTGCTTCGCAATACCATACCTGCACGCATTCGTATCATCGTGCAGCTGGCAGTAGTGGCTACTGCCGTAACTTTGGTAAACGAAGTATTGAAAGCATTTGCCTACGATGTGTCCAAGCAGTTGTCTGTATTTGTGGGTTTGATTATTACGAACTGTATTGTGATGGGGCGTTTGGAAGCCTTCGCACTGGCAAACAAACCTTGGACCTCTGTGCTTGATGCCATCGGCAACGGCTTGGGATACGGTGTTATTCTGGTAATTGTAGCTTTCTTCCGCGAGTTGCTGGGTTCAGGCTCTCTGTTTGGCTACAAGCTATTCGAGGCTTTGGGCTTGTCTTATCCGGGCAACGGCTTGATGATGATTCCTGCCGGGGCTGCCATCACCTTGGGCATTGTGATTTGGGTGCAAAGATGGCGCAATGGTTATGTAGAAGAGGCTTAA
- a CDS encoding Na(+)-translocating NADH-quinone reductase subunit A → MSKTIKLKQGFDIRLKGKASENLVQDISASVYALKPTDFHHITRPKVLVKEGDRVKAGTPIFFDKQNPSVMLAAPVSGEVIEVKRGERRFPLEIKILADKTLEYEQHPTYNLEQISKLSRQEVTDLMTKSGVWANIIERPFGLIAHPEHTPKAIFISGFDTSPLAPDYDLLLRGEEVALQAGIEALRKLTDGKVYLSLSAKKPSKVLEGLQGVEINYFEGKHPAGNVGVHIHHLAPLTKGEYVWTVHPYGVAQIGKLFLKGIYDATTIFALTGPEVASPQYYKTYRGAQLRPFLKDNLTRDEHELRIISGNVLTGEKVNIDGFLGFYHHQVTVIPEGNYYDFMGWILPISKTSTSLSFHKGLGMLSALFPKKEYVLDTNYHGEERPFVQTGIYEKVLPMDIYVEFLLKACLANDLDNMEALGIYEVIEEDIALCEFIDPSKQKMQKTLRDGIETLLNS, encoded by the coding sequence ATGTCCAAGACAATTAAGCTCAAACAAGGGTTTGATATACGGCTGAAAGGAAAAGCGAGCGAAAATCTCGTTCAAGACATTTCAGCCAGTGTGTATGCTCTAAAGCCCACCGATTTTCATCACATCACCAGACCCAAAGTGCTGGTCAAGGAAGGGGATCGTGTGAAGGCAGGTACACCTATCTTCTTCGATAAGCAGAACCCCTCCGTAATGTTGGCAGCCCCTGTGAGCGGTGAAGTGATTGAAGTAAAGCGCGGCGAACGCCGTTTCCCGCTCGAAATTAAGATTCTTGCCGACAAAACGCTCGAGTATGAACAACATCCCACCTACAACCTTGAGCAAATAAGCAAACTTAGCCGCCAAGAAGTCACCGACCTGATGACCAAGAGCGGTGTATGGGCAAACATCATTGAGCGTCCCTTTGGCTTGATAGCCCATCCCGAGCACACGCCGAAAGCTATCTTTATCTCCGGATTCGACACCTCGCCTTTGGCACCCGACTACGACCTCTTGCTTCGAGGCGAAGAAGTTGCCCTGCAAGCCGGTATCGAAGCGCTTCGCAAACTCACCGACGGAAAGGTGTATCTCAGCCTTTCGGCAAAAAAACCATCTAAGGTGTTGGAAGGCTTGCAAGGCGTGGAAATCAACTACTTTGAAGGCAAACACCCTGCCGGCAACGTGGGTGTGCATATCCACCACTTGGCACCCCTGACCAAAGGCGAATACGTGTGGACAGTGCATCCTTACGGTGTAGCCCAAATCGGTAAATTGTTCTTGAAGGGCATCTATGATGCTACGACCATCTTTGCCCTGACGGGTCCGGAAGTAGCCAGCCCGCAGTATTACAAAACCTATCGCGGGGCACAGTTGCGTCCTTTCTTGAAAGACAACCTCACCCGCGACGAGCATGAACTGCGCATCATCTCCGGCAATGTGCTCACCGGTGAAAAAGTCAACATAGACGGTTTCTTGGGCTTCTATCACCACCAAGTAACCGTCATTCCAGAAGGCAACTATTATGATTTCATGGGCTGGATTCTGCCCATCTCTAAAACATCCACTTCCCTAAGCTTCCACAAGGGCTTAGGTATGCTTTCGGCGCTCTTCCCCAAAAAAGAGTACGTGCTCGATACAAACTATCATGGCGAAGAACGTCCCTTTGTGCAAACGGGCATCTATGAAAAAGTGCTTCCCATGGACATCTACGTAGAGTTTTTGTTGAAAGCCTGCCTTGCCAACGACTTGGATAACATGGAAGCTCTGGGCATCTATGAAGTCATAGAAGAAGACATTGCACTGTGTGAGTTCATAGACCCCTCAAAACAAAAAATGCAGAAGACTTTACGCGACGGAATTGAAACTTTATTAAATAGCTGA
- the nqrE gene encoding NADH:ubiquinone reductase (Na(+)-transporting) subunit E, protein MDLFGLAIRSVFVENMIFAYFLGMCSYLAVSKKVKTAVGLGLAVTFVLGITAPLNWLIYEFILKEGALKWTGIEALASVDLSFLTFIVFIAVIAAFVQLLEMIIEKVSPALYSALGIFLPLIAVNCSILGGGLFMISKEFNFAEASVYGVSSGLGWFLAVVALAAIRERLKYSDVPAPLRGLGITFILVGLMALGFLSFAGF, encoded by the coding sequence ATGGATTTATTCGGCTTAGCAATACGTTCCGTTTTCGTAGAGAACATGATTTTTGCCTACTTCTTGGGCATGTGTTCCTACTTGGCTGTATCGAAGAAAGTAAAGACTGCCGTAGGCTTGGGCTTAGCAGTAACCTTTGTTTTGGGCATCACTGCCCCCCTCAACTGGCTTATCTATGAGTTCATTTTGAAAGAAGGTGCCCTTAAGTGGACCGGCATAGAAGCACTGGCTTCTGTGGACCTCTCTTTCCTTACTTTCATCGTATTCATTGCAGTGATTGCCGCCTTTGTGCAGCTGCTCGAGATGATTATCGAGAAAGTATCGCCTGCTTTGTATTCAGCATTGGGTATCTTCTTGCCCCTGATTGCGGTGAACTGCTCCATCTTGGGCGGTGGTCTGTTCATGATTAGCAAAGAGTTTAACTTTGCCGAAGCCAGCGTATATGGTGTAAGCTCCGGTCTGGGTTGGTTCTTGGCAGTAGTGGCTTTGGCTGCTATCCGCGAGCGCCTGAAATACTCCGATGTGCCTGCCCCCTTGCGTGGCTTGGGTATCACCTTCATCTTGGTGGGCTTGATGGCACTCGGCTTCTTGAGCTTTGCCGGCTTCTAA
- a CDS encoding NADH:ubiquinone reductase (Na(+)-transporting) subunit B, with the protein MMWLRKKLDQIKPLFEKDGKFASLHPVFDAFETFLFVPNHTTGPRQEVHVRDAMDLKRMMVTVIIALVPCLLFGMWNVGHQKALATGIAMTGWEKFLFGLEKTLPIIIVSYVVGLGIEFTFASIRKHSVNEGFLVTGMLIPLVVPPTIPLWQVAVATAFAVVLGKEVFGGTGMNVLNVALTARAYLYFAHPSDIAGSGIWVATEKQATVDGYTGETALSVAATTASKLKEAGQAFSAESVVQALNDYMGGMFTFKNMFLGTIPGSIGETSTLMCLIGALILIATGVGSWKIMVSAFGGAYLTALFFNAIASDAYMAMPAHYHLVMGGLAFGIVFMATDPVSAAHTETGKWIYGFLIGVITILIRVLNPAYPEGIMLAILFMNVMAPLIDFYVVEANKKRRLSRATV; encoded by the coding sequence ATGATGTGGCTAAGAAAAAAGCTTGACCAAATCAAGCCTCTCTTTGAGAAAGACGGCAAGTTTGCCTCTTTGCATCCTGTTTTCGATGCCTTTGAGACCTTCCTTTTTGTGCCCAATCACACCACGGGTCCGCGTCAGGAGGTACACGTGCGCGATGCTATGGACCTTAAGCGTATGATGGTAACCGTGATTATAGCTTTGGTTCCCTGCCTACTTTTTGGCATGTGGAATGTAGGGCACCAAAAGGCACTGGCTACCGGCATAGCCATGACCGGATGGGAAAAGTTCCTCTTCGGATTGGAAAAAACCTTGCCTATCATCATCGTGTCTTATGTCGTAGGGCTTGGTATAGAATTCACTTTTGCCAGTATCCGCAAACACTCAGTAAACGAAGGCTTCTTGGTTACGGGCATGCTTATTCCCCTGGTGGTGCCTCCCACTATTCCCTTGTGGCAAGTGGCAGTAGCTACCGCCTTTGCCGTTGTCTTGGGCAAAGAGGTGTTTGGTGGCACCGGCATGAACGTGTTGAACGTGGCTCTTACTGCCCGCGCCTACCTCTATTTCGCACATCCCTCCGATATTGCCGGCTCGGGCATTTGGGTAGCTACTGAAAAACAAGCCACCGTTGATGGATACACCGGCGAAACAGCTTTGTCTGTTGCTGCCACCACTGCTTCTAAATTGAAAGAAGCAGGGCAGGCATTTTCTGCCGAAAGCGTGGTGCAGGCACTCAACGACTACATGGGAGGAATGTTCACCTTTAAAAACATGTTCTTGGGCACCATTCCCGGTTCCATAGGCGAAACCTCTACCCTGATGTGCTTAATTGGTGCGCTCATCTTGATTGCCACCGGTGTAGGAAGCTGGAAAATCATGGTTAGTGCCTTTGGGGGCGCCTACCTAACCGCTCTTTTCTTCAACGCCATTGCATCCGATGCCTACATGGCAATGCCTGCACACTATCATTTGGTGATGGGCGGCTTGGCTTTCGGTATTGTGTTCATGGCTACCGACCCTGTGTCTGCCGCACACACCGAAACAGGTAAGTGGATTTACGGTTTCTTGATTGGGGTCATTACCATCCTTATCCGGGTGCTGAACCCCGCCTACCCCGAAGGCATCATGTTGGCAATTCTGTTCATGAACGTGATGGCTCCGCTCATTGATTTTTATGTAGTAGAAGCAAACAAAAAAAGAAGATTAAGCCGTGCGACAGTCTAA